The Brevibacillus humidisoli DNA segment GTCCGGGTATACGACTAAGGATAAAAAAGCAGGTGGAAGCATCCATTCTCCACCTGCTTTTTTTATGCCGTCTCAAAGGAAAAAGACCACACCCCGTTCCCAACGATACGGGATCGAATCGACGGCAATGGTCAGTTCATGGAGATGAGTAGAGTCCGTCAGCCTGTCCAGATAGCTCCAGCTCGCACTTACCTGGGTCAGCGGTCGTTCGTGCCAACGACGTTCGTCCCGCGTAACTTTCACCACGTTCACCGTATTGCTGCGTGGATCGTAGGCCATCCCGTATGGTTCGTACCGAAGCACTTCCATCGCCTCCGCAACTGAGGCAAAACAAGAGTGTTCGCTCAACTGAGCCGGCGTCGCGGGATCCAGTCTGGCTGAGGCGTCCGCGATACCCTGCTGCGTACGGGAAATGCTTAGGCAGATGCTGTTAGCTGACTCCTGCCAGTTCACATGGGCGAGGTGAAAGCGAAACGTTGACAGTACGTTGCCCGCGAGTGTCATCAGTCTGCTATCGGCATCGCTTCGCAAAAAATAGAGGCCCTCGATCGAGCTGCCTTGTGGCGTTGTAAAACGGACATAGACACGGTAGGCGATATGGCAGTACGAGACACCGAGCCAATCAGGAGTCATCCGCGGCCGCATCTCAGTTAGCTCGGAGACAACCACGCCGATGATCGCCTGCCCATCCACCGTAACCAGTTGAAAACAGTTCGGCACATGAGGACGGATCTTGGCAGCTGGACAGCGGTACATAAACAGCAGGCAGCGTTTAAGCGTGCCTACCATCGTGACGAGATTTTTCCGCACCAACAGCACCTCCCCCGCGATCGTTAGTCAGTGTGGAGCCAATCGGTTTGGTTCGGCACCGACTCGCTGTCGGTACCTCCTGACTTACAAACAGCACAATCAGAGAACAGACGAGTAAGCCGAGGTTTTTGCTAAGCGCGCCATATGGATGGTAGAGCAGTTCTGGTGCAAACCAAGGCAGGACGGCGGTAAAAAAAAGCAACAGCAGAAGCGACGCTGTCGCGCATAAGCGAGGCAGCCAACCGATCAACAGGATCAATCCCAACAAGATTTCGCACACTCCGAGAAACGGGACAAAATGCGTTGCGTCCCACCACGCAAGTCCCGTATTCGCCACCAGTGCCAATTCCTCTGCTGAAGGGAACAGCAGCTTGGGCACCAGTCCTTCCCACAGCCAGACAAACCCCAGAGCAATCTTGGCGAAGGAGTAGATCAGCCAGAGTCGCAGAGAATGTTCTGGTGTCATCCCCCTCTCCAGCCAGAGGCGGAGGCGGTCAAAACTCCACGCTGTCGCCCAGCGCATCAAGGGCCGGAACAGCAGGCGATCGACGATGCGCCCGGGAGCTCCATAACGCGGTTGATAATCGTAGACCGTCCGAAACAGGATCCCATTCTGCTGGGGCAGGTATACCCAGGAACCGCTTCCCTCGACGATTAATGATTTCCAGTCATCAGTAAAAAATTGCAGAGCGGAGGTTCGGCCGTCTTTCTGTCCGACCGTGACACCCGTACCGACAATTTTGATTCCAAAACCCAATCTGGTCTCATAGTGGAAGTGAACAGGATCTGCCGGATTCTGCTGCGGCAGATAGGAAATGTTGGTAAAGCGGAGATCCCAACGCACATGCTCTGCCGGATCCTGAGTCCGCTGCCATACCAGTTCCAGTGGGGCACGGATTGGAATCTCCACGAAGATGGGCTTTCTGTTCATTTCACTCGCCTCCTAACCGTAAAACGGCCACTGTACCCAAAGAAGTCGCCGATCCATGGATGATGCAGCCGGACATCCACTTTGATTTCGTCTGGCTGCATGCCATCTTCGGTCCATTCCCGAATCAAGGCGCGAGGGCTAAGCAAGCCTGGCACTCTCATCAAAAATCTCCCTAACCGCAAGCGGTAGCCGGAGGAGGAGATTTCGAGCCCCCCTGCGTCCCGCCCACCGAACGATTTCACCAGTAGGTCGGCTTCCAACCAGCCGCCTTTGCCGAAGTAGTCGACGATGATCTGACGGTCCGGATTGTATCTCATCAGGGCGTTGAAACGGCGTATCTTCCCGGGAAACGTAAAGGTGCGCCGCCATTCCATGCAGATGACGCCCTCTCGATCACAGTACGAGCTGTTTTCCAGAAGGAGCGGAACCTCTTTCCCCGTCTCCGGAAAAAAGGTATCCATTTTACTGAGCAGCCAGAGCAAAGGCTTGATCCAGCGGGGGCGGTGCCAGATCTGCTCCATGTTGCCGTCCATGACGATCTGATACGGAGCGTCGGGCGGCAGCAAAACATGTAATTTGACGCCTTCCGGCAAATGTTCAGTTTGGTGCTGCAATGCCAACTCAAATAATGATGGCTTCATTTCCAACCCTCCAAGCGTCCCAGCAGACCAGCGGATCGGGAGTTGATTCCTTTGCTCGCCTTCACTATACCATTGATGGAAACAGGGACAACAGTCTTCTTTTCGGAAAATAGCAGAAAAAGAGTGCCTCCCCGGGGCGGGTCGGCACTCTCTGTTAATCGGATATGGCTGCTTGTCTTTTGACGACCTTGATCGTCTGAATCGTTTCATCTTCCGGCCCTTGTACAGGCAGACCGACGCGCAAGTTTTCTTCGATATAGCTGATGTTTTCGTCGGTAATCACTTCACCAGGCAGAAAGATGGGAATGCCGGGTGGGTATACCATGATAAACTCCGTAATGATCCGCCCGGAGGCTTCACGCAGAGGGACTACCTCCGTTTCGGCGTAAAAGGCATCGCGCGGCGAGAGAGAGATGACCGGGATTTTTGGCAGCTTCACTTTTACCAGTTCTGCCACCGGCATGTGGGAGAATTCTACGGCCAAGTCCTGCAAGGCTTCGACGAGAATGTTCACTGTCTCTTCTGTGTCGCCGGAGGTGATAAAGCAGAGCACATTGTACAAGTCGCTTAACTCCACCTCGATATTGTACTTCTCGCGCAGCCAGTTTTCTACTTCCCAGCCGGTGATGCCCAGTTCACGCACATGAATCAGGAGCTTCGTCGGGTCCATCGCGTACGTGGCTGGTTTGCCGAGAATCTCTCTGCCCAGACAGTGCAGACGCGGGATCTCATTAATCCGTTTCCGTGCCGACTCGGCCAACTGGATCGATCGCTCGGCCATTTCCCGTCCGTGCAGGGCCAACTGCTGCCGTGCCATGTCGAGAGAGGAGAGCAGAATGTAGGAAGTAGAAGTCGTCGTCATCATGCTCAGCACCGTCTTCACCCGGTTCACGTCGACCAGTCCTTCGCGCACGTTAAGGATGGAGCTTTGTGTGAGTGATCCTCCCAATTTGTGCATGCTGGTCGCGGCCATATCAGCCCCTGCCTGCATCGCGGACAGCGGAAGATCGTCATGAAAGTGAATGTGCACACCATGTGCTTCGTCAACCAGTACAGGCACTCCATAGCGGTGGGCGGTATGTACAATCTGCTTCAAGTCGCCGGCTATCCCAAAGTAGGTCGGGTTGATCACCAGCAGGGCGGCTGCGTCGGGATGGGCGGTCAAAGCACGCTCCGCTGCTTTCACCGTAATGCCGTGAGAGATCCCGTACTGCTCATCCATGACCGGATGGATGAAGACCGGGATCGCTCCGGCGAAGATGATCGCCGACATGACCGACTTATGCACGTTGCGAGGGACGATAATCTTGTCCCCTGGGGAACAGGTAGCCATGATCATGGCCATAATCGCACCGCTTGTCCCCTGTACGGAAAAAAAGGTATGGTCAGCCCCGAACGCGTCGGCGGCGAGTTCTTGAGCTTCTTTTATCATCCCCTTGGGATGGTGCAAGTCATCAAGCGGAGATATGTTGATCAGATCGATGGAAAGCGCATTCTCCCCGATAAACTGACGAAAAGCAGGGTTCATGCCAGTCCCTTTTTTATGTCCTGGGATGTGAAACTGGATCGGATTGCGCTTCACGTGGTCAAGGAGACCGCTGAACAGTGGGGTTTTCATTTGGTTCATCGCGCTTCGCCTCGCTTTGCCTGTGAGTAAATCAAAAACAAACAAATTGAGTATAGCAAAAAAAGGGGGGAAAGCAAGCGTTTTTTATGTCAGGCCAGCCATCTGTCGGACGGGTTTCTCCTAGTATGTGCGAGAACGGGGGGATGTTTTGCCGACAGCCGCTGGAGGGTTTGGTATAATTTACTGTAAAAGAACCTAGCAGGAGAAAGGGGAGAGCGAACCGATGAAGACGAGAGTGACGGAATTACTGCAGATCCGCTATCCGATTGTGCAAGGGGGACTGGCCTATCTGGCCTATGCGGAATTGGCTGCGGCCGTCTCCAATGCAGGTGGTCTGGGTCAAATTACCGCGATGTCCCTCCCGTCGCCAGAAGCGCTGCGCGAGGAGATTCATCGTGTCCGGAGTCTCACTGACAAACCGTTTGGCGTCAACTTTGCGATCGGCCAGCATAACCGTCCTTATGAGCATATGTTGGATGTGGCGATTGAGGAGCGGGTAGAGGTAGTCAGCATTACCGGCGGCAATCCGGAGCCGTTGATTCGTCGATTGGAGCCCCATAACATCAAGAAGCTGGTGCTGGTGGCTGCCGTGCGTCAGGCACAAAAGGCGGAAGCGGTTGGGGCTGATGCGGTGATGGCGGTGGGGCAGGAAGGAGGAGGCCACCTTGGGCGCGATGAC contains these protein-coding regions:
- a CDS encoding DUF4166 domain-containing protein, whose translation is MKPSLFELALQHQTEHLPEGVKLHVLLPPDAPYQIVMDGNMEQIWHRPRWIKPLLWLLSKMDTFFPETGKEVPLLLENSSYCDREGVICMEWRRTFTFPGKIRRFNALMRYNPDRQIIVDYFGKGGWLEADLLVKSFGGRDAGGLEISSSGYRLRLGRFLMRVPGLLSPRALIREWTEDGMQPDEIKVDVRLHHPWIGDFFGYSGRFTVRRRVK
- a CDS encoding DUF2071 domain-containing protein, translating into MRKNLVTMVGTLKRCLLFMYRCPAAKIRPHVPNCFQLVTVDGQAIIGVVVSELTEMRPRMTPDWLGVSYCHIAYRVYVRFTTPQGSSIEGLYFLRSDADSRLMTLAGNVLSTFRFHLAHVNWQESANSICLSISRTQQGIADASARLDPATPAQLSEHSCFASVAEAMEVLRYEPYGMAYDPRSNTVNVVKVTRDERRWHERPLTQVSASWSYLDRLTDSTHLHELTIAVDSIPYRWERGVVFFL
- a CDS encoding DoxX-like family protein, yielding MNRKPIFVEIPIRAPLELVWQRTQDPAEHVRWDLRFTNISYLPQQNPADPVHFHYETRLGFGIKIVGTGVTVGQKDGRTSALQFFTDDWKSLIVEGSGSWVYLPQQNGILFRTVYDYQPRYGAPGRIVDRLLFRPLMRWATAWSFDRLRLWLERGMTPEHSLRLWLIYSFAKIALGFVWLWEGLVPKLLFPSAEELALVANTGLAWWDATHFVPFLGVCEILLGLILLIGWLPRLCATASLLLLLFFTAVLPWFAPELLYHPYGALSKNLGLLVCSLIVLFVSQEVPTASRCRTKPIGSTLTNDRGGGAVGAEKSRHDGRHA
- a CDS encoding aminotransferase class I/II-fold pyridoxal phosphate-dependent enzyme gives rise to the protein MNQMKTPLFSGLLDHVKRNPIQFHIPGHKKGTGMNPAFRQFIGENALSIDLINISPLDDLHHPKGMIKEAQELAADAFGADHTFFSVQGTSGAIMAMIMATCSPGDKIIVPRNVHKSVMSAIIFAGAIPVFIHPVMDEQYGISHGITVKAAERALTAHPDAAALLVINPTYFGIAGDLKQIVHTAHRYGVPVLVDEAHGVHIHFHDDLPLSAMQAGADMAATSMHKLGGSLTQSSILNVREGLVDVNRVKTVLSMMTTTSTSYILLSSLDMARQQLALHGREMAERSIQLAESARKRINEIPRLHCLGREILGKPATYAMDPTKLLIHVRELGITGWEVENWLREKYNIEVELSDLYNVLCFITSGDTEETVNILVEALQDLAVEFSHMPVAELVKVKLPKIPVISLSPRDAFYAETEVVPLREASGRIITEFIMVYPPGIPIFLPGEVITDENISYIEENLRVGLPVQGPEDETIQTIKVVKRQAAISD